A single region of the Maniola jurtina chromosome 6, ilManJurt1.1, whole genome shotgun sequence genome encodes:
- the LOC123865912 gene encoding protein yippee-like 5: MGKIFLDHIGGTRLFSCAACDVVLTNRSELISTRFTGATGRAFLFHKVVNLVYSEVQDRVMLTGRHMVRDVSCKNCGTKLGWVYEFATEENQRYKEGRVILERALVNETEGIEEIPVNNDD, encoded by the exons atgggaaaaatattcCTGGATCATATTGGAGGCACTCGTTTATTCTCATGTGCTGCTTGCGACGTAGTACTGACGAATCGATCTGAACTGATTAGCACAAGATTTACTGGAGCCACAG GTCGTGCCTTCCTCTTCCACAAAGTAGTGAACTTAGTGTACTCTGAAGTGCAGGACCGAGTGATGCTGACGGGCAGACATATGGTGCGGGATGTCTCCTGCAAAAACTGTGGCACTAAACTAGGCTGGGTCTATGAGTTTGCTACAGAGGAAAACCAAAG GTATAAAGAAGGCAGAGTTATCTTAGAGAGAGCATTGGTCAATGAAACGGAAGGCATTGAAGAGATTCCCGTCAATAATGATgactaa
- the LOC123865897 gene encoding TBC1 domain family member 19 isoform X2 has protein sequence MEDIKDDAIHHTAMKLAEEIKNLSIYKSFYSDVQKLVSSPNVKKEDFKQTLQQAMKEKGLDTKLRNTVFHWVRTQNKNKLDPLTSLSKASAQWEKRIHKSLNSMCSDLETSLAKIRPQAEQEELAEKWHELSTYSLDLSKYRPVYAPKDFLDVLLTLSGYVPFTREDEPKWEFAHLPLQVKNLDQLRKTYVEWANGEPLLGVNPNMPSTVSGFATLEAERIGLGERVAALGYAPVIQEYLKKGSPQCLRARLWSQVLGAEVKQQQTTYFNQLKKSVLEVDLMIDKLIFKDVQLTASNDDQYFVFEDLLYQVMLCFSRDSEVLSAVRSLAGAALTVAVKGRHGPECLTAFPPSGVIPFHGFTMYATPFCYLYDEPVQLYYIFRAFYMRYWHRLHYISTHPQGIVSLCLLYERLLEANEPLLWIHFRNININPIRVVFKWLMRAFSGHLPPDQLLLLWDAILGYDCLEILPLLALAILSFRKENIFQVNTLQNVDAVLADLSTISVIPLLQLALMKP, from the exons ATGGAAGACATAAAAGATGACGCTATACACCACACAGCCATGAAACTTGCTGAAGAAATAAAGAATCTTTCAATATATAAATCATTTTATAGCGATGTACAA AAACTGGTTTCTTCACCGAATGTTAAAAAAGAAGACTTCAAGCAAACATTACAACAGGCTATGAAGGAAAAAGGTTTGGACACGAAGCTTAGGAATACAGTTTTCCATTGGGTCAGAACACAAAATAAGAAT AAACTAGATCCGCTAACGTCGTTATCAAAAGCCAGTGCTCAATGGGAGAAAAGGATTCACAAATCATTAAATTCGATGTGTTCAGATTTAGAAACTTCGCTAGCTAAAATACGGCCGCAGGCAGAACAAGAGGAGCTTGCAGAAAAATGGCATGAACTTAGCACTTACAGCTTAG ATTTATCAAAATATAGACCAGTGTACGCACCAAAAGACTTTTTAGATGTTTTACTCACGTTATCTGGATATGTACCGTTTACGAGGGA ggatgAACCTAAATGGGAATTCGCGCATCTACCTCTACAAGTAAAAAATTTGGACCAATTG CGAAAAACATACGTAGAATGGGCAAACGGCGAGCCATTACTGGGAGTCAATCCAAACATGCCAAGTACGGTGTCAGGGTTTGCGACCCTTGAGGCGGAGAGGATAGGGCTCGGCGAGAGAGTGGCAGCTTTGGGCTATGCGCCGGTCATACAGGAGTATCTAAAGAAGGGCAGTCCACAATGCTTGAGGGCTAGACTTTGGTCACAGGTTTTAGGAGCCGAGGTTAAACAACag CAAACAACGTACTTCAACCAACTCAAAAAAAGCGTTTTAGAAGTGGATTTGATGATCGACAAATTAATATTCAAAGATGTGCAGTTGACAGCTTCTAATGACGACCAATATTTCGTATTCGAAGATTTACTTTATCAG GTGATGTTGTGCTTTTCTCGCGACTCTGAGGTGTTGAGTGCTGTGCGGTCGCTGGCAGGCGCGGCTCTGACGGTGGCCGTGAAGGGACGCCACGGGCCCGAGTGTCTTACTGCCTTCCCGCCTAGCGGGGTCATACCATTCCACGGGTTTACTATGTATG CAACTCCGTTTTGTTACTTATACGACGAACCAGTTCAGCTTTACTATATATTCCGCGCTTTCTATATGCGCTATTGGCATCGGCTACATTATATCTCCACACATCCacag GGTATTGTATCACTTTGTCTTCTTTATGAGAGACTGCTTGAAGCCAACGAACCCCTACTGTGGATACATTTCAGGAATATCAATATCAATCC CATTCGCGTTGTATTTAAGTGGCTGATGCGAGCGTTCAGTGGCCACCTTCCGCCGGACCAACTCTTACTTCTTTGGGACGCGATCCTCGGCTACGATTGTCTGGAGATCCTCCCGCTCCTGGCGCTCGCGATACTGAGTTTTAGAAAAGAGAACATATTTCAAGTGAACACTTTACAGAATGTTGACGCCGTGTTGGCGGATTTGTCTACGATTTCCGTTATACCGTTGTTGCAGTTGGCACTAATGAAACCGTAA
- the LOC123865897 gene encoding TBC1 domain family member 19 isoform X1 → MEDIKDDAIHHTAMKLAEEIKNLSIYKSFYSDVQKLVSSPNVKKEDFKQTLQQAMKEKGLDTKLRNTVFHWVRTQNKNKLDPLTSLSKASAQWEKRIHKSLNSMCSDLETSLAKIRPQAEQEELAEKWHELSTYSLGNSDLSKYRPVYAPKDFLDVLLTLSGYVPFTREDEPKWEFAHLPLQVKNLDQLRKTYVEWANGEPLLGVNPNMPSTVSGFATLEAERIGLGERVAALGYAPVIQEYLKKGSPQCLRARLWSQVLGAEVKQQQTTYFNQLKKSVLEVDLMIDKLIFKDVQLTASNDDQYFVFEDLLYQVMLCFSRDSEVLSAVRSLAGAALTVAVKGRHGPECLTAFPPSGVIPFHGFTMYATPFCYLYDEPVQLYYIFRAFYMRYWHRLHYISTHPQGIVSLCLLYERLLEANEPLLWIHFRNININPIRVVFKWLMRAFSGHLPPDQLLLLWDAILGYDCLEILPLLALAILSFRKENIFQVNTLQNVDAVLADLSTISVIPLLQLALMKP, encoded by the exons ATGGAAGACATAAAAGATGACGCTATACACCACACAGCCATGAAACTTGCTGAAGAAATAAAGAATCTTTCAATATATAAATCATTTTATAGCGATGTACAA AAACTGGTTTCTTCACCGAATGTTAAAAAAGAAGACTTCAAGCAAACATTACAACAGGCTATGAAGGAAAAAGGTTTGGACACGAAGCTTAGGAATACAGTTTTCCATTGGGTCAGAACACAAAATAAGAAT AAACTAGATCCGCTAACGTCGTTATCAAAAGCCAGTGCTCAATGGGAGAAAAGGATTCACAAATCATTAAATTCGATGTGTTCAGATTTAGAAACTTCGCTAGCTAAAATACGGCCGCAGGCAGAACAAGAGGAGCTTGCAGAAAAATGGCATGAACTTAGCACTTACAGCTTAGGTAATTCAG ATTTATCAAAATATAGACCAGTGTACGCACCAAAAGACTTTTTAGATGTTTTACTCACGTTATCTGGATATGTACCGTTTACGAGGGA ggatgAACCTAAATGGGAATTCGCGCATCTACCTCTACAAGTAAAAAATTTGGACCAATTG CGAAAAACATACGTAGAATGGGCAAACGGCGAGCCATTACTGGGAGTCAATCCAAACATGCCAAGTACGGTGTCAGGGTTTGCGACCCTTGAGGCGGAGAGGATAGGGCTCGGCGAGAGAGTGGCAGCTTTGGGCTATGCGCCGGTCATACAGGAGTATCTAAAGAAGGGCAGTCCACAATGCTTGAGGGCTAGACTTTGGTCACAGGTTTTAGGAGCCGAGGTTAAACAACag CAAACAACGTACTTCAACCAACTCAAAAAAAGCGTTTTAGAAGTGGATTTGATGATCGACAAATTAATATTCAAAGATGTGCAGTTGACAGCTTCTAATGACGACCAATATTTCGTATTCGAAGATTTACTTTATCAG GTGATGTTGTGCTTTTCTCGCGACTCTGAGGTGTTGAGTGCTGTGCGGTCGCTGGCAGGCGCGGCTCTGACGGTGGCCGTGAAGGGACGCCACGGGCCCGAGTGTCTTACTGCCTTCCCGCCTAGCGGGGTCATACCATTCCACGGGTTTACTATGTATG CAACTCCGTTTTGTTACTTATACGACGAACCAGTTCAGCTTTACTATATATTCCGCGCTTTCTATATGCGCTATTGGCATCGGCTACATTATATCTCCACACATCCacag GGTATTGTATCACTTTGTCTTCTTTATGAGAGACTGCTTGAAGCCAACGAACCCCTACTGTGGATACATTTCAGGAATATCAATATCAATCC CATTCGCGTTGTATTTAAGTGGCTGATGCGAGCGTTCAGTGGCCACCTTCCGCCGGACCAACTCTTACTTCTTTGGGACGCGATCCTCGGCTACGATTGTCTGGAGATCCTCCCGCTCCTGGCGCTCGCGATACTGAGTTTTAGAAAAGAGAACATATTTCAAGTGAACACTTTACAGAATGTTGACGCCGTGTTGGCGGATTTGTCTACGATTTCCGTTATACCGTTGTTGCAGTTGGCACTAATGAAACCGTAA
- the LOC123865897 gene encoding TBC1 domain family member 19 isoform X3, which translates to MKEKGLDTKLRNTVFHWVRTQNKNKLDPLTSLSKASAQWEKRIHKSLNSMCSDLETSLAKIRPQAEQEELAEKWHELSTYSLGNSDLSKYRPVYAPKDFLDVLLTLSGYVPFTREDEPKWEFAHLPLQVKNLDQLRKTYVEWANGEPLLGVNPNMPSTVSGFATLEAERIGLGERVAALGYAPVIQEYLKKGSPQCLRARLWSQVLGAEVKQQQTTYFNQLKKSVLEVDLMIDKLIFKDVQLTASNDDQYFVFEDLLYQVMLCFSRDSEVLSAVRSLAGAALTVAVKGRHGPECLTAFPPSGVIPFHGFTMYATPFCYLYDEPVQLYYIFRAFYMRYWHRLHYISTHPQGIVSLCLLYERLLEANEPLLWIHFRNININPIRVVFKWLMRAFSGHLPPDQLLLLWDAILGYDCLEILPLLALAILSFRKENIFQVNTLQNVDAVLADLSTISVIPLLQLALMKP; encoded by the exons ATGAAGGAAAAAGGTTTGGACACGAAGCTTAGGAATACAGTTTTCCATTGGGTCAGAACACAAAATAAGAAT AAACTAGATCCGCTAACGTCGTTATCAAAAGCCAGTGCTCAATGGGAGAAAAGGATTCACAAATCATTAAATTCGATGTGTTCAGATTTAGAAACTTCGCTAGCTAAAATACGGCCGCAGGCAGAACAAGAGGAGCTTGCAGAAAAATGGCATGAACTTAGCACTTACAGCTTAGGTAATTCAG ATTTATCAAAATATAGACCAGTGTACGCACCAAAAGACTTTTTAGATGTTTTACTCACGTTATCTGGATATGTACCGTTTACGAGGGA ggatgAACCTAAATGGGAATTCGCGCATCTACCTCTACAAGTAAAAAATTTGGACCAATTG CGAAAAACATACGTAGAATGGGCAAACGGCGAGCCATTACTGGGAGTCAATCCAAACATGCCAAGTACGGTGTCAGGGTTTGCGACCCTTGAGGCGGAGAGGATAGGGCTCGGCGAGAGAGTGGCAGCTTTGGGCTATGCGCCGGTCATACAGGAGTATCTAAAGAAGGGCAGTCCACAATGCTTGAGGGCTAGACTTTGGTCACAGGTTTTAGGAGCCGAGGTTAAACAACag CAAACAACGTACTTCAACCAACTCAAAAAAAGCGTTTTAGAAGTGGATTTGATGATCGACAAATTAATATTCAAAGATGTGCAGTTGACAGCTTCTAATGACGACCAATATTTCGTATTCGAAGATTTACTTTATCAG GTGATGTTGTGCTTTTCTCGCGACTCTGAGGTGTTGAGTGCTGTGCGGTCGCTGGCAGGCGCGGCTCTGACGGTGGCCGTGAAGGGACGCCACGGGCCCGAGTGTCTTACTGCCTTCCCGCCTAGCGGGGTCATACCATTCCACGGGTTTACTATGTATG CAACTCCGTTTTGTTACTTATACGACGAACCAGTTCAGCTTTACTATATATTCCGCGCTTTCTATATGCGCTATTGGCATCGGCTACATTATATCTCCACACATCCacag GGTATTGTATCACTTTGTCTTCTTTATGAGAGACTGCTTGAAGCCAACGAACCCCTACTGTGGATACATTTCAGGAATATCAATATCAATCC CATTCGCGTTGTATTTAAGTGGCTGATGCGAGCGTTCAGTGGCCACCTTCCGCCGGACCAACTCTTACTTCTTTGGGACGCGATCCTCGGCTACGATTGTCTGGAGATCCTCCCGCTCCTGGCGCTCGCGATACTGAGTTTTAGAAAAGAGAACATATTTCAAGTGAACACTTTACAGAATGTTGACGCCGTGTTGGCGGATTTGTCTACGATTTCCGTTATACCGTTGTTGCAGTTGGCACTAATGAAACCGTAA